DNA sequence from the Cydia fagiglandana chromosome 12, ilCydFagi1.1, whole genome shotgun sequence genome:
CGATCGCTGTCATCCTCTTTACTCCGCCAGCGTCCGGGGACACCATCACGCTGCTCCTCCATTCTGGAATGTTCTCCTGAATCCATTTGGTAATCGCAGGCTCCGCATACAGATTATCTACTGGTATATTGAAGAATCCCTGGATTTGTGacgcgtgcaagtcaatggtGATAACGTGATCCGCTCCCGCTACAGAAATTAAATTAGCAAGAAGTTTGGCTGCGATAGGGGCGCGACTCTTTTCTTTCTTGTCTTGCCTTGAATAAGGGAAACACGGTATAACTGCTGTTACTCTAGACGCTGACGCAATTTTGCAGGCGTTTATCATGATAAAGAGCTCCATGAGGTTATCGTTGATGTCACCACACCCACTTTGAACAATGTATACATCTTCGCCTCTTACAGATACTCCTATCTCGACGCTGGTTTCCTTGTTGCTGAACGTTTTCGTCGTAGCTTTGCCCAGTTCGATCCCAAGTCTGCCGACGATTTTCTTTGCTAGTTCTGGATGCGAGGTCCCCGTAAATACTTTAATGTTTGGCATTCTTGGGCTTGGATTGATGAATTTCCGTGGATGCGAATCTTCCTCCTTCACTTGGATTTCGTCTGGTTTCATGAGTGACCTCAGCTCTACTGCGCCGCTCTCAACTGGGTGACTCTTAGATATGGAATGATAGTTGTTTGCTCAACTGATTTATCGGAGTTCACGAGGAGGTCGCCTCTATCGATCCCCCGCAATGGAACTTTATACACTGTTATCGGCTGTTTGTAAACAGTAGTCGCAAATACGCTCGACTTGCCTCAAACGTTTACCTATTATTTGCTATTATTTATTTGGCTTATCATTTCATCAGCAGTTTATTGTCTAAACAGTGGGTAAACAATGTTACTTATGCTAAAGTTATATCATATTTTAGCTAATGCTAAACATGATTTGAAcctcaaataaatataatacatacctggggccaaattcgacatgtacaactgtcagatttcgcatccacgtcaaatca
Encoded proteins:
- the LOC134669513 gene encoding ribose-phosphate pyrophosphokinase 2-like is translated as MKPDEIQVKEEDSHPRKFINPSPRMPNIKVFTGTSHPELAKKIVGRLGIELGKATTKTFSNKETSVEIGVSVRGEDVYIVQSGCGDINDNLMELFIMINACKIASASRVTAVIPCFPYSRQDKKEKSRAPIAAKLLANLISVAGADHVITIDLHASQIQGFFNIPVDNLYAEPAITKWIQENIPEWRSSVMVSPDAGGVKRMTAIADRLDIDFAIIHKERQRTIETDESTVLVGDVNNRTAIMVDDLADTCDTIVKGAQKLREAGANKVYAIVTHGVLAGNAIDKINNSSLEAFVMTNTIPQDKLMKICPKLQIIDISMMLAEAIRRTHYAESVSYLFTNAPY